The Ovis canadensis isolate MfBH-ARS-UI-01 breed Bighorn chromosome 13, ARS-UI_OviCan_v2, whole genome shotgun sequence genome includes a region encoding these proteins:
- the ASIP gene encoding agouti-signaling protein isoform X2: protein MDVSRLFLAALLVCLCFLSAYSHLAPEEKPRDERNLKNNSSMNLLDFPSVSIVALNKKSKKISRNEAEKKKRASKRKAPMKNVARTRPPPPTPCVATRDSCKPPAPACCDPCAFCQCRFFRSACSCRVLNPTC from the exons ATGGATGTCAGCCGCCTCTTCCTGGCTGCCTTGCTGGTCTGCCTGTGCTTCCTCAGTGCCTACAGCCACCTGGCACCTGAGGAAAAGCCCAGAGATGAAAGGAACCTGAAGAACAATTCTTCCATGAACCTGTTGGATTTCCCTTCTGTCTCTATCGTGG CACTGAACAAGAAATCCAAAAAGATCAGCAGAAATGAAgcggaaaagaagaaaagagcttCCAAG AGAAAGGCTCCGATGAAGAACGTGGCACGCACCCGGCCCCCGCCGCCTACCCCCTGCGTGGCCACCCGCGACAGCTGCAAGCCACCAGCGCCCGCCTGCTGCGACCCGTGCGCCTTCTGCCAGTGCCGCTTCTTCCGCAGCGCCTGCTCCTGCCGCGTGCTCAACCCCACCTGCTGA